The sequence CGAACTATGAAACAATAATCGGTTTTATGGTTCAACTTGTCATCCCTAGTCAAGTCTATGATTGAGTTTTTAAAAGAGAAAAAGCACCTGATTACGTGGCCAGTAATTATTATAGAAGCCAGCTTAAGCCATATACTTTTGGAAGTTATTTAGAAATGCCCACCAAGAGTCATACCTCTTAGAACACTCCAAGTGATGGCATGCCCATAGCCCATAGGTCAGCCCTCGATTACCTCTTTCCAGTTttctattttatgtattacttcaATTTGAATTTATTAAAACCAGTAGTCTAAATAACTAATACCCTCTTAATCAACTAGGATACTGTGTCAGCACTGATGTCTAATGAACTTATGAGGTATGCGACTGTGACAGAGATTTTGGAAAGTCAGTTATACTTGTTTAAAATTCAATTTGGCTAAATACATTCACCCATAAGACTGTCCTGGtcacctttttttctttttttctttttttatcaatttctagatttgatatttagatggtacCATCTAGTGATAGCTTGACTTGGTAGTAAGATTTAGAAGTCATGTGTAACACGGTTGATACTTGACCGTGCTACATATTTAGGTCACACGTTCTGAGTCCTCCTTCTCTCTAATGATTTCCACCCTTGCATAGGTGCTTTAAGTTCCTTTTGCATGGGCGTTGTAGATTACATCTGCATAGGTGCTATTAAATGCTTCTTAGTTATATATTTCAGCATGTCTTCTTCACTATATAACTAATACCAAATGTGATAAAAATAGGGAACAGAAAAAGCAAGGTATGTAGTAATAGTACCAAGATATCTTCAGCTTCATAGCTTATTTTCATACTGATTTAACTCAGCGAGCTTTGAAGAAGGCGAGCTCAGATAAATCAGTCATATGATGGTATGCATAGAACTCCTAAGTCAATGAAAAATTTTCCTACTAGGATTTTAATAAGGATCAGCTCAGAGACTGGATTTTTCGAATTTGTATTTTGAGAATACTCAGAAGGAACAAAACAAGAAGCTCAAGTAATAGAAAAAGTCAAGAAAACATGACACAGAGAATATGATGATGGAATCGTATTCAGGTGGTTCTTCTGCATTTGCTTATCTAAGTTGACCTGTCCACTGTCATGGAAGTCTTCTTTCCATGGGATTAATAGAACAGAACCTATCCGTTTTACCGCGCATAAGATTTGAGTACGCGCTCTAGCTACGTGTTAATGACATACACTAGTATTTTCTATAAATCCTCTCTTGTAACTACTGTTCCTTTACCAAACATAAACTCTATCATTTTACTTTTGATATCCATAACAAGCAAGGTATGAGCATCTGCATTTTATATTCTTCTGAAATTTAAATTTTCTAGTTTTGTTTTTTAGCTTACGATAACTTAATACCCATGATTTCATATAGTTGATGGAACTAAACTGAGCCGAATATGAATTGGTACCCTGTTTACAGTAAATTCAAGATCTGatgattatttttattatttttcttatttatttatttatttttcgtatTACTGTTTAAATTGTGATTTGTATTcccattatttttttatattgaaTTCCTATCTTCATCTATAAGCATGGCGGCATTTAATGGAACGTTGATACAAATACAGATGCAGATTTTCGTGAAGACCCTTGTTGGTAAGACGATAACGATAGATGTTGCAATTACTGAAACAGTTGAGAGTTTGAAGCTCAAGATTCTGGATAAAGAAGGCGTTCCGGTTAAAGAGCAAAGATTGATCTACTGTGGAAAACAACTTGAAGATGAGAAAACCATCGGAGACTATAATATCCAAAAAGAATCTACTCTCCAACTTGTTCTGCGATTGAGAGGTGGAGATGGACCACTTGAGCTTCG comes from Papaver somniferum cultivar HN1 chromosome 7, ASM357369v1, whole genome shotgun sequence and encodes:
- the LOC113299704 gene encoding ubiquitin-like, with the protein product MTYTSIFYKSSLVTTVPLPNINSIILLLISITSKMQIFVKTLVGKTITIDVAITETVESLKLKILDKEGVPVKEQRLIYCGKQLEDEKTIGDYNIQKESTLQLVLRLRGGDGPLELRQ